A stretch of DNA from Micromonospora sp. WMMD1155:
GCGCCGGTACAACCGCCAGGCCCGTGAGGTCTGCTCGTCGGCCTCCGGGGTGGACAGCAGCGTGGTGTCACCCTCGGCCATGCCGAGCAACGCGCGCAGCTGCCCGGTGCCCAGACCGTGCCCCTGCGCCGGCGGCCGGACGTGCAGCTCGACCACCTCGAAGCAGTGGGTGAGCCAGCGTTGACGGGTCGGTGCGTCCAGCGCTCGGTACACCTGGTCGTGCCACCACTGGCCGGAGGCGCCCAGGTAGCCGTAGCCGAAGCCGGCGAGGTGACCCT
This window harbors:
- a CDS encoding GNAT family N-acetyltransferase — translated: MRLVRWTPDDLVRRLDDVVAVYGEAMGYRTDLLEARRGYIATHVRRPGFRAVASLTSEGHLAGFGYGYLGASGQWWHDQVYRALDAPTRQRWLTHCFEVVELHVRPPAQGHGLGTGQLRALLGMAEGDTTLLSTPEADEQTSRAWRLYRRFGFVDVLRNFHFPGDERPFGVLGRDLPLEPPAS